A segment of the Nilaparvata lugens isolate BPH chromosome X, ASM1435652v1, whole genome shotgun sequence genome:
TCTTGATTGAAATGTGAAAAGTTCATTATATTCTAAAGATCAACATATAAAGCATACTCTATAAGAGGAATTACTAATGATCATACACAGTATGAATAATCTTGATCAATTTAGggataatttatcatattccaatgactaaaataataatactgctaATTAAATAAGAGCAATGAGTTGATGTGTTATTCTTTCAACAGGGAAGCATTCAAGCATGCTACAGCTAATGCTGGAACTGGACCAGCATTGGAAGCCATCAAGAACTGGGTTGAGAAGGGTGATGTGAGGAATGAGAAGGCAGCTGAACTTGTTGCTGTTCTGCCAAGAACCGCCAGACTGCCAACTGACCAGTACATCAAGACTTTCTTCCAATTTGCCACCTCATCAAATGTGCAGAACCAGAAGTACCTCAACTCCACCATCATCCTTGGATTCTCTGAAATCCTGAGGAAAGCTCAAGTTGACTCAGACACCAAACACATGCGCTTTGGAGTTCACAGCTTTGGTCACTTGACATCCAAGCATGATCAATCCCTGCATCAGGAATACATGCCCTACTTGGAAGAGAAACTCAAGAGTGCCTTTGAAAAGGGTGATAGCCAGAAAATCATTGTCTACATCCAAGCTCTTGGAAACACTGCACACCCAAGACTATTGAAGACCTTTGAGCCCTACCTGGAAGGAAAGAAATCAGCATCACGCTTCCAGCGCCTCTTGATGGTTGCCAGCCTCTACCAGATGACCCGTGTCCACCCAACCACTGCCCGTGCTGTGCTCTACAGAATCTACAAGAACCCAGGAGAAGCCGCCGAACTCAGAGTGGCTGCCCTACACCTTTTGGCCAATGCTAACCCATCTGCAGCCATGCTACAGAGGATGGCCCAGCAGACCCACTGGGAGCCAAGCAAGGAAGTCATCTCTGCTACTCAATCCTTCATCAAGAGTGCTGCTGGTATGGATCAGAATCCCAACTCCATTAAATTGGCAAGGAATGCTCAGGCAGCTGTTGACATGCTCAACCCTAATGAGTATGGAAGCTCCCTGTCCAAGAATTTCCTCAGCTCATTTGTTGTTGACCACATTGACAAGAGCTACGAAAGCCAATTAAGCTCCATTGGCAGTGTTGACAGTATTATTCCAAGcagtgtgtttgtcaactttaTGGCCAATGATGGAGGATACAAGCACCAAGTGTTCCATGTAAggaaaaaatcatattatttctcaCACAGTTCTCAGAACATGAACACATTCAGAACGTTCAGCATACATATACAGCATAAATATATTCAGCATATTCATATACATCAGCATGATATTGATAGAAAAAGACTCAAACAACTATTTGTGTTACCAAATTGTGtataatttcaatcttttcatgcAAGCACATATGACTGGATTCACTCAAATTGACAACTCTGCATTGACAACATTGCTAAATTAAATATATAACCAATTGTACTGGTTAGCAtggaaacattgaaatttgacaAAACATGACATTTTGTTGTAGTCTCAACTTCTTTTATTGAAAGTAGAGCTTTTAGTTGTAACTTCTATCATAAACTATTTCTTCTTACAGCAATTTGAAATGCTGAATCTTGGAAGTAATTGGACCTTCGAAACAATCATTCAAAGCATAACCATAACTAACTTATTTCAACTGTATTCTATAAGTCTCTCTTGTTTCTTCTTGCAGCACTCTGCTATGTTCTCCAGTGTCAATGACCTTTTGGAGCTTGTGAACACCCAAttcaagaacaacaacaacaacaacaacaacaacaacaaccgcAAAAACAACAAGTCTGGATCTTATGACAATGAAGACAACCATAACAACAGGAACTCAAACAACGAATGGACAGCTGAGAATGTTCTCAAGGCCCTCAACATCCAGAAGAACCAGGCTGAACAGCTGGAAGGAAACTTCTTCCTCACCATGCTGGGAGGAAAGCGTGCTTTCGCCATCAACAACCACACCATTGAGAAGATCCCATCCAGTAAGTACAATGTCAAACTCATATCTTTAAACTAAAGAATATTGAGTTTCTGAAAAGAGATAATCCACATTACAGCAATTTTCAATCAGTGatcaattgatatttttgtattgGGAACAAGAATTCaggaaaataactttttgaCTCATAATGAGAGGAAATATAAAGGTTTATACAATATAAGCACACAACTCCCTAATATTTATAACTTTGAACTAATTCATTGTTTTCTTTCAACGTTACAGTTTTCAAGGAAACAGCACAGAAACTGAAGCACACCTCATTCAACCTGACTCAGTTCTACAGCAAGAACACAATGAAAGTAGCCTTCCCCACCCCAATGGGTCTACCTTTTGTCTATGCCACCAGTGTACCCACCATGGTGTATGTAGGTGGAGAGACCAAGGTCAACTCTCATCCAGACTTGGCCAATGGCAACAACAACTTTGTCAACATTCCTCAATACATCAACATCTCAGCTGACATTGAAGCAGTCTACTCAATGCAGGCCAACAGCAAATTTGGTGTGGTTGCTCCATTCAACCACCATGAGTACTATGCCAGTGTTGAGAAGAACATGCAATTCTATATGGCTGTTCAGACAGAGGCAAACATTGACTTGGAAAACAACGAGGTCGAATTCACAGTGCAGCCACTCAACAAGGAAGACAAGCAGAATGTGTTCCAGTACAGCACAGTGCTCTACACCACCAAGTCAAACATCCTCAACTTCAACCCAGCTCTGCAGGAGGATGGCACTGAGAGAGTGCATGTTGGCAAAGCTGAACAGATTGAGATGAAATTTGGCAAGGAAAGCACTGGATTCGCATTTGAGGCCAGCTACTGGAGTGAGAATGGCTATGGAGACTTTGCCACACTCTACAATGAAGTTAGCAAGTTTGATTTCCAGTCTGCAATGACATCTCCCTGGGCTCAAGGCTCCCTCAACTCCAACAACATTACTGTTGCCTTCAATCCAAGGCAGAGCACCTCTCAGGTTGCCAAGTTTACTTTCTCCTATGCTGAAAACTCTGATGACAACAATAACTCCCACAGTGGACATGACAGCAacagcagcaacaacaacaataacaacAGGGCAGACTACTCTGATGCTCAGCCATCTTCCACAGCTGCCAACAGTCGTTCCAGACAGAATGAATTCCTGCGCAAGGCTGCTGCTGGCATCTCAGGTGCTGATGCTGTGGTTGTTGATGTGTCTGCTAGATTCCAAGGCAGCCATGGTCAATCCAATGCCCAGTATGTAGCCACTGTAGCAATGGCCAACAGTGATGCTTCTTCAAACGCTCGTATGCTGTTCTTTGCATCAATGAACCCAGCTAACTCTGACTCCAAGGCCCAGGTGTGTGCTGCAGTTGCCAGTAACTTCCCCAATGTGCCACTCATGAACTTCCTTGATGCCCTTAAGGCAAACCCAACTTCCCACATCAGTGCTGACATTGCCTTTGGAGCACAATGCAATGCTGGAGGACACATCCATGCTGATGTAAGTAGCACTTATCAAACATTGATGCACATTCTCACACCAATTGatgttcatttttcaattgaattaatatGTGAATTAATTTATTCCAGGCCAGGTTGTCACAGACCCAGGAATTCCAGGAGTATGCAAAGAGCCGTCCAATGGCCAAGAAATGCTTCCAGTTGATGGAGAAGGGCCAGGCTCTTGAATATGCTTGCCAGAATGCCACCAAGGTCGCCAACATGCTCAACAACTACGATGTCTCAGTCAAGTATGATAGAGTACCAAATGCCCTCAAGAACATCACCTACAGCATCTACTCAGCTCTGGCTCAAGCTGCCTACCCATACCACAATAAGAACATGTTCAGTCAGAACAGCAATCCTGCTGGCAGGATTGAAGCCAATGTCAGGTTCAACAACAACCTCCATTACTTCAATGCTTCAATCAACACTCCATTCTTCTCTGGCAATGTCAAGAATGTTGAAGTGGACCCTGCTCTCAGACCTCTGGTGATCTTCCATCCATCCCTCAACTCATTTGAGCTCATGTCCTACAATGAGAACTACGATTACCGTGAGTTTACACTAATAAACAACATTTTTGATGTCCATCAGATTCAATTCATGATTTTCTAACAGTTCCTGAAGATGAACTGCTGTCAGGaagtaatttttttaatagttcaatttcaattattttgaaaattcctgccattattataaattaccaatttttcaacaattttgatGTTCCTGATAATATATATCCATTTGCTATACCAACAATTAGCAGTGAGATATAACTACATTTGTTTCTCTTATTTGCAGCAACATGTTCTGTCAGCAAGAACTCCATCAGCACATTCGACAACAAGACCTACTCAGCTGACCTTGAAGGCTGGCATGTGATGTTTGCCTCCACTCCAAAGAACTACAACGACAACTCTGGAAGATACAGTGCCAGCAACAGCCAGTCCAACAGCTTCTACAAGTACAAGAAGGTTGTTGTCTTGGCCAAGAACGCCGGATCTGAGCGCAAGGCTGTCAAGATGCTGTTGGGAGAGAATGTCATTGACATCAACCCCTCTGGCTCCGAGTCAAGTGACAACAGCCCCAACGCCAATGTCCAGGTCAATGGAAACAAGGTGCAGATTACCAACAACAGGATGACCAGTTTCGATGACTTTGATGGTGAGACCCTCGTTGAGATCTCTGTCACAGACAATGGAGAGGTGCAGGTTCAGTCTTCATCCCATGGCATTGCTGTCTACCACGATGGTGCCAACTTCATCATTGATGTAAGTATCTATTTCACACTGGTTGCAACTTGCAACATCACTCATTGCAATAATGCTAGGCTAATGCTAGtcattgatgataatattaatgatgatTGATGCTTTGCAGGCTGATAGCTACCACAGAGGTGAGGTACGTGGTCTCTGCGGTACCTACTCTGGTGACAAGTACACTGACTTCACCACACCCAATAAGTGCATTATTAGGGAGGCTAGACTGTTTGCAGCCACCTATGCTCTGCCAGGTAGCAGCAACAGCAACGTTGAACAACTCAAGAGGCAGGCTGACCAGATGCCTTGCTTGAGGCGCCGTCACATCTTTGCTGATGTCATCACTTCCAACGACTATGAcagaagcagcagcagcagcagcagcagcagcaacaggaacaacaacaagaacaacAGGAACAACAATAACAGTTCAGAATTGCGCACCAACCCAACCAAACTGGTGCAGGACATCAAGAACAATGGTGACCATGTCTGCTTCAGTATTCACCCAGTCCCCAAGTGCCAGAGTGGCTTCTCCCCAGCTGAATCATCTGAGAAGGAGGTTCAGTACCTGTGCATCAGCAAGGGCAAGAACGCCGAATATTGGGTTGGTCAGATCAGCAATGGTGGATTCGTCAACCTTGGACAGAAGCAGCCTAATGCCACATTCAAGAAGAGCGTCCCAAAGAGTTGTGTTAGAGACAACTAATCATACATCTGTAAATTTAAACATCATGTGATTTATGCtcaagttgaacaataaattttgcattcgaataactatttcttgtCTGTTATTATTGTACCATATTATTGACCCTCAGATTTCTGAACTATATCCGTATCAGTTTCATAAAAGTAATCACATGTCATCAGATAGGTATTTGAATTTGCATTGTTGAATATAAGCTATTTCATTGACAGAGTTTTCTTATTGTGAAGATTTCAAGCTTCAATAGGATAACAACTATATTAAGCtggttaataataataatcattgaatgAATACTACAATCATCCAAATTGCAATTTCTAATATTGTAGTTGCACTTGTAAATATTGTCCATCCAGCAAGAATAAGCAACCATAATAAGCTGGTTGATAATATAATCATTGAATGAATTACAATCTTCCAAATTGCACTTTCTAATTGTAGTCGCACTTGTAAATATTGTCCATCCAGcaagaataaaacaatcattttcTTTCTATACATTGTGCAATGAATCTTCATTCCAAGATTTCATAGAGTTGGCTGTAAAGGAACAGTCGAAATATAAAATACAGTAGGAAATGAAGGGATATAAAATATAAAGCATGGGGGTTTTCAAAAATAAGAGGCATTGATCTGTATAATTTGAAAGCTTCTTAAAACTTTTCGTGTTTGGAAAAATCGATGCAATGAACAGTTAACTGAATATTCCATTGACTATGGACTATTTCTATTGACCAATTATTGTAATCCTTAATAAGCATATTTAacactagtaggtaacccgtgcttcgcaagggtctattttaaaactgcaaaatgaaaacttgacataataaaaaattcgaaatttgaaaataggcctataaccatcctcggttaatgaagaatctttatgcaaaattccaaatcaatcagtccagtagttcagacgtgatgatgtgtcaaacataattttcctacatcacgtacctgtatgagccagctctttccattacTATACCtagtaaagatgatggatagatggatgatttatcagtatctttgaatgagaataacttttgaacggtttgaaaaatcggtgcggttttgatgcgacagaaaatcagttatttttattcgaataggatccccaatcatacctatcatctagtgtcccttttaaaagaaatgttcagctgcttctgtacaacaactggaagcatgacaaattgaaaacttgacgtaatgaaatcttgaagagctaaaaataggcataaataaccatcctcggttaattaagaatctatatgcaaaatttcaaattaatcagttgagtatatttcagacatgatgatgcgtcaagcATAATTCCCTAGCCAGGGaaacgtgtataagccagttctttcctttattatagtatagagaactgaagaatacataatacttgaaagcctcacagaatcatattgatttttccaatacatcaataaattttagttcgattaggatcctcctcaatttgaagcaggcagccttttgttttcccaattcaaaacaaaatacctaaaatactcgtttcactgggaattcgtgtctgatagtacattataactgaagaatataaattattaggTACTTAtcttattgtgatctattcatgtttttcttatgaaattcaatgataggtctacagcatgaagactatgtccaattcatttgtactggtggcaaaattttacattaaaaataattatttgataaaatccaagttcaattgtaatgaaaacaaatcccttcaaaaaataattgataataatacgtttcgagggaaaaaattaagaacaaaaatattgggAAGCATCGGGATTCAAATCGAGgaaccatcgctccgtaagctAGCGCTTTACCGTTGCGCTACAAGGCGTTCAAAAATGAtagtcttgtaacagcattataagaaacctcctcataaaaaaacacactttgggctGCAGCAATGTAGCCTaatggaacttcatgtacggtagcatagatgtatttgaacattaattctgaaaaatctagaaggaaaattgtaATTTGGGCTTGCAGGTGCATGAGATTggtatttttagaatctatgttcaaaatttggagatctaaatcattcctgtttttccggtatgcaatccacaagttgacatgttttgatgcgtacaaacgaacaaacacaaccctactctctcttattatctAGATATCACGATTATAAGTTTTGTGATGGAAAAATAAACACAGCgaatgttttttattcattgagaaGTTATTACACACAATCTTCACCAGCTGAGACATTGCATTATCAGTGGACATGCCCTCTTGAAACCAAACTTATTCTCTGTTAAGGAATTATGTTCCCTGAGATGATTTATACGCTGCTTCattaattttccaaatattttagatACATTGCTGGTCAAACTGATAGGCCGATAATTTTCAGGTGGCTTTTCTATCAACAGATTTAAATGAAGTTATTATTTTCGCTACTTTCAAGTGGAAAGGAAAATTATCATCTCTAaacattcaatgaataattctatataataGGGTAgggagtagggttgtgtttgttcgtttgttcgcatcaaaacatgtcaactaaTGGATTGCATACTGGAAAAACAAGAATGATtaagatctccaaattttgcacatagattccaaaaatatcaatctcgtgaacctcgaagcccaaatttcaattttcctactagatttttcagaatttcaattcaattctttattgccagaatttaacaatgcaacaaatcaaggttaataaatcaacacttattacaagaaaataaaataaaattaatgttcaaatttcattcatgccaccatacatgaagttccatacaTTGTTGTAGAcctgaaaagtgttttttttataaGGATGTTATAATGTTGTTACAAGACATTCATTTTCGAACGGAGCCATGTAGTGTAATGGTAGAGCACTCAGTTTTGGAGTAAGAGTTTCTCGGATCGAATCCCGattcttccaaatttttttgttttcaattttttccctcgaaacgtattataaattattttttaaaggaaTTCGTTTCCATTACAATTAAATTTggatttaatcaaataatattatttttaatgtaaaattttgccaccagtaaaaatgaaatggacataggtTTCATGCTGTATCATTgaaattcataagaaaaacatgatacaatacaattagtacagtaataatttatattcttcagttataatgtactatcagacacaaatTCGGAGTGAAACAAATATTGTAGGTAGCCTATTTCGTTTGGAATTGGGAACAAatggctgcctgattcaaattgaggaggatatctaatcgatactaaaaCTTATTGATGTaggtattgaaaaaaatcaatatgatactgtGAGGTTCTCAAGTATTATGTCTTTTTCAGTTatctataccatagagaaacaatacctagtgtaagtagatatcccatggtatagggcgtttatgtcgcaacttttactgttatctcaagccgattactgctgattattgttgaattctagttttgttggggtgagagtgtatgaacggcacaatatgagagactaccagtgttaCACAGCtttacgggaaagaattacatgaactatgggcttgagataacagtaaaagttgcgacataaacgtcctataccatgggatatctacttatgctattgtttctctatgtctatactataataaagtaaaaaactgacttatacacgtgaggaatgggaaaattatgtttgatgcatcatcacgtctgaactactcaactgattaatttgaaattttgcatttagattcttaatttaactgaggatggttataggcctattttcatcacgtcaagttttcaatttgtcatgcttccagttgttgtatagaaacagttgaacatttcttttataAGGGAGATTAGATGATaagtatgattggggatcctattcgaaaaaaataactgattttctgttgCATCGAAATTTTTGTCAGCCATCTTGGAactgccattttgaattcaacttcatttttttaaattggaaggtcatatgatacatgatttcgatacagattttaaagagaaaatgaatggtgaaaccCGCAACGATTTCTCAAatcgttcaaaagttattctcattcaaatataCTGATGAAACATTCATCTATTCATCATCTATActttcctattatattaagcaagcaatttttgttcatatttacttatatggttatttatatatttggtaatttatttatgtccaGCGGATCTCGAAAATTGCTCTAACGgttttcacgaaatttagaacatagtaggtttatgatataaacattcaattgcactaggtctcatccctggaaaaactcgctgaaggacatgaaaaggataataattattcatccttggaaaaacacatGATAATTTCGTGGT
Coding sequences within it:
- the LOC111061289 gene encoding vitellogenin-1-like isoform X2, with protein sequence MKGITLIFCVIVAGVSASGNGPWNSNQQYRYHVQGRSLSAMHQSGSNQYVGMHLRAELEVEAKNENQAVFKISKAEYADVHQNLSGGWQQELSSNELQYKQLPLSQANQVFQVNYKQGAVRSLQVNRNTPTWELNMIKGFVSLFQVDVTGQNAIKSRRNIVPNGQQVSGSFKVMEDSVTGKCETHYDVDELPMRVVQQHPEIAPLAVKQQGQGQGQSHSRLIQVVKSRNFSNCDNPVTYHFGFTQESNFEPASNQMGNLVSRATTSRILLAGEPDSYTIHSSVTQNEIAISPFGYNQQKGVVGTLMNATLVSVSHASSGSPQSVQNPQKINDLVYEFNPASNSESNQRSSHYTRQQADNEDDSSSSSSSSDSSSSSSSSSSSSSSSSSSSEENNKSSKKNNINKNWNNKNQNKNNNNNRNNHNNNDNNQDNSNENNNDDAYWRSQQKTKSRSRRSILRNYNNENDDDHNQNRNQNRNNNNNNNDSSEESNENQNNNNKHNNKNWNNNDNNKNWNNNDNNKNWNNNDNNKNWNNNNNKNRNNNDNDDSSSSSSSSSSSSSSSSSSSSSSSSSSDLDSSEENWQQKPGMNDAPRTPFLPHFVGVRGNSIQADKQVDIVNEVQKVAMRIGAQVQRPSAIPGQNTLTSFTILTRMIQTMSAKQIQEVKQRLFIDRNNANGKSSADAKKLQSWEAFKHATANAGTGPALEAIKNWVEKGDVRNEKAAELVAVLPRTARLPTDQYIKTFFQFATSSNVQNQKYLNSTIILGFSEILRKAQVDSDTKHMRFGVHSFGHLTSKHDQSLHQEYMPYLEEKLKSAFEKGDSQKIIVYIQALGNTAHPRLLKTFEPYLEGKKSASRFQRLLMVASLYQMTRVHPTTARAVLYRIYKNPGEAAELRVAALHLLANANPSAAMLQRMAQQTHWEPSKEVISATQSFIKSAAGMDQNPNSIKLARNAQAAVDMLNPNEYGSSLSKNFLSSFVVDHIDKSYESQLSSIGSVDSIIPSSVFVNFMANDGGYKHQVFHHSAMFSSVNDLLELVNTQFKNNNNNNNNNNNRKNNKSGSYDNEDNHNNRNSNNEWTAENVLKALNIQKNQAEQLEGNFFLTMLGGKRAFAINNHTIEKIPSIFKETAQKLKHTSFNLTQFYSKNTMKVAFPTPMGLPFVYATSVPTMVYVGGETKVNSHPDLANGNNNFVNIPQYINISADIEAVYSMQANSKFGVVAPFNHHEYYASVEKNMQFYMAVQTEANIDLENNEVEFTVQPLNKEDKQNVFQYSTVLYTTKSNILNFNPALQEDGTERVHVGKAEQIEMKFGKESTGFAFEASYWSENGYGDFATLYNEVSKFDFQSAMTSPWAQGSLNSNNITVAFNPRQSTSQVAKFTFSYAENSDDNNNSHSGHDSNSSNNNNNNRADYSDAQPSSTAANSRSRQNEFLRKAAAGISGADAVVVDVSARFQGSHGQSNAQYVATVAMANSDASSNARMLFFASMNPANSDSKAQVCAAVASNFPNVPLMNFLDALKANPTSHISADIAFGAQCNAGGHIHADARLSQTQEFQEYAKSRPMAKKCFQLMEKGQALEYACQNATKVANMLNNYDVSVKYDRVPNALKNITYSIYSALAQAAYPYHNKNMFSQNSNPAGRIEANVRFNNNLHYFNASINTPFFSGNVKNVEVDPALRPLVIFHPSLNSFELMSYNENYDYPTCSVSKNSISTFDNKTYSADLEGWHVMFASTPKNYNDNSGRYSASNSQSNSFYKYKKVVVLAKNAGSERKAVKMLLGENVIDINPSGSESSDNSPNANVQVNGNKVQITNNRMTSFDDFDGETLVEISVTDNGEVQVQSSSHGIAVYHDGANFIIDADSYHRGEVRGLCGTYSGDKYTDFTTPNKCIIREARLFAATYALPGSSNSNVEQLKRQADQMPCLRRRHIFADVITSNDYDRSSSSSSSSSNRNNNKNNRNNNNSSELRTNPTKLVQDIKNNGDHVCFSIHPVPKCQSGFSPAESSEKEVQYLCISKGKNAEYWVGQISNGGFVNLGQKQPNATFKKSVPKSCVRDN
- the LOC111061289 gene encoding vitellogenin-1-like isoform X1, with the translated sequence MKGITLIFCVIAVAGVSASGNGPWNSNQQYRYHVQGRSLSAMHQSGSNQYVGMHLRAELEVEAKNENQAVFKISKAEYADVHQNLSGGWQQELSSNELQYKQLPLSQANQVFQVNYKQGAVRSLQVNRNTPTWELNMIKGFVSLFQVDVTGQNAIKSRRNIVPNGQQVSGSFKVMEDSVTGKCETHYDVDELPMRVVQQHPEIAPLAVKQQGQGQGQSHSRLIQVVKSRNFSNCDNPVTYHFGFTQESNFEPASNQMGNLVSRATTSRILLAGEPDSYTIHSSVTQNEIAISPFGYNQQKGVVGTLMNATLVSVSHASSGSPQSVQNPQKINDLVYEFNPASNSESNQRSSHYTRQQADNEDDSSSSSSSSDSSSSSSSSSSSSSSSSSSSEENNKSSKKNNINKNWNNKNQNKNNNNNRNNHNNNDNNQDNSNENNNDDAYWRSQQKTKSRSRRSILRNYNNENDDDHNQNRNQNRNNNNNNNDSSEESNENQNNNNKHNNKNWNNNDNNKNWNNNDNNKNWNNNDNNKNWNNNNNKNRNNNDNDDSSSSSSSSSSSSSSSSSSSSSSSSSSDLDSSEENWQQKPGMNDAPRTPFLPHFVGVRGNSIQADKQVDIVNEVQKVAMRIGAQVQRPSAIPGQNTLTSFTILTRMIQTMSAKQIQEVKQRLFIDRNNANGKSSADAKKLQSWEAFKHATANAGTGPALEAIKNWVEKGDVRNEKAAELVAVLPRTARLPTDQYIKTFFQFATSSNVQNQKYLNSTIILGFSEILRKAQVDSDTKHMRFGVHSFGHLTSKHDQSLHQEYMPYLEEKLKSAFEKGDSQKIIVYIQALGNTAHPRLLKTFEPYLEGKKSASRFQRLLMVASLYQMTRVHPTTARAVLYRIYKNPGEAAELRVAALHLLANANPSAAMLQRMAQQTHWEPSKEVISATQSFIKSAAGMDQNPNSIKLARNAQAAVDMLNPNEYGSSLSKNFLSSFVVDHIDKSYESQLSSIGSVDSIIPSSVFVNFMANDGGYKHQVFHHSAMFSSVNDLLELVNTQFKNNNNNNNNNNNRKNNKSGSYDNEDNHNNRNSNNEWTAENVLKALNIQKNQAEQLEGNFFLTMLGGKRAFAINNHTIEKIPSIFKETAQKLKHTSFNLTQFYSKNTMKVAFPTPMGLPFVYATSVPTMVYVGGETKVNSHPDLANGNNNFVNIPQYINISADIEAVYSMQANSKFGVVAPFNHHEYYASVEKNMQFYMAVQTEANIDLENNEVEFTVQPLNKEDKQNVFQYSTVLYTTKSNILNFNPALQEDGTERVHVGKAEQIEMKFGKESTGFAFEASYWSENGYGDFATLYNEVSKFDFQSAMTSPWAQGSLNSNNITVAFNPRQSTSQVAKFTFSYAENSDDNNNSHSGHDSNSSNNNNNNRADYSDAQPSSTAANSRSRQNEFLRKAAAGISGADAVVVDVSARFQGSHGQSNAQYVATVAMANSDASSNARMLFFASMNPANSDSKAQVCAAVASNFPNVPLMNFLDALKANPTSHISADIAFGAQCNAGGHIHADARLSQTQEFQEYAKSRPMAKKCFQLMEKGQALEYACQNATKVANMLNNYDVSVKYDRVPNALKNITYSIYSALAQAAYPYHNKNMFSQNSNPAGRIEANVRFNNNLHYFNASINTPFFSGNVKNVEVDPALRPLVIFHPSLNSFELMSYNENYDYPTCSVSKNSISTFDNKTYSADLEGWHVMFASTPKNYNDNSGRYSASNSQSNSFYKYKKVVVLAKNAGSERKAVKMLLGENVIDINPSGSESSDNSPNANVQVNGNKVQITNNRMTSFDDFDGETLVEISVTDNGEVQVQSSSHGIAVYHDGANFIIDADSYHRGEVRGLCGTYSGDKYTDFTTPNKCIIREARLFAATYALPGSSNSNVEQLKRQADQMPCLRRRHIFADVITSNDYDRSSSSSSSSSNRNNNKNNRNNNNSSELRTNPTKLVQDIKNNGDHVCFSIHPVPKCQSGFSPAESSEKEVQYLCISKGKNAEYWVGQISNGGFVNLGQKQPNATFKKSVPKSCVRDN